Proteins found in one Methanospirillum hungatei JF-1 genomic segment:
- a CDS encoding tetratricopeptide repeat protein, protein MVSAGPTYAPTEGKNPLKVYFTFPGGEECDSVKWNFGDGNTSKAITTDHTYYSLGMYYPTCWCELPGANTSYTYDYVYVIPWSSSIRDSITGGRPKQTVVNRTSVGLDFTSLKKQAQGLAAIGEMRYAADAYADLKSLGTLDSETLSSYGDVLTGLGRLTEAEVIYNEALAEKDSAPILKKLADVLFSLGKTKEAIDVMNRTLVLAPDDAGAYASYASFLQKAGKTPEALDAFNQSFKLLDAQPEIWSEYADLLSSLGRYNEAADAYDHAIKLGMFGSDIWNNYSRVLQKLGRKEEAQRAKEQAMNTYAPIALSRYSSSDSIPTCGIGSLC, encoded by the coding sequence ATGGTATCAGCAGGACCTACCTACGCACCAACCGAGGGAAAAAATCCTCTGAAAGTATATTTTACCTTCCCCGGCGGAGAAGAGTGTGATTCAGTCAAATGGAACTTCGGAGATGGAAATACATCAAAAGCAATCACCACGGATCATACCTATTACTCTCTTGGCATGTACTATCCGACCTGCTGGTGTGAACTCCCTGGTGCCAATACCTCCTATACGTATGACTATGTATATGTTATCCCCTGGTCATCCAGTATCAGGGACAGCATCACCGGTGGAAGACCAAAACAGACCGTGGTAAACAGGACATCAGTGGGGCTTGACTTTACCTCCTTGAAAAAACAAGCCCAAGGACTTGCTGCCATCGGTGAGATGAGGTACGCAGCCGATGCATATGCAGATCTGAAATCCCTTGGAACACTTGATTCAGAAACTCTCAGCTCCTACGGAGATGTCCTTACAGGTCTTGGACGGCTGACCGAAGCAGAAGTGATATATAATGAAGCCCTTGCTGAAAAGGATTCAGCCCCTATCCTCAAGAAACTTGCAGATGTCCTCTTCTCTCTTGGAAAGACGAAAGAGGCCATCGATGTGATGAACCGGACTCTGGTCCTTGCACCGGATGATGCCGGGGCATATGCTTCATATGCGTCATTTCTTCAGAAGGCAGGAAAAACCCCGGAAGCGCTTGATGCGTTTAATCAGTCTTTCAAACTTCTCGATGCGCAGCCTGAAATCTGGTCGGAGTATGCGGATCTTCTTTCATCCCTTGGCAGGTACAACGAAGCAGCTGATGCCTATGACCATGCAATAAAACTGGGTATGTTTGGCTCAGATATCTGGAACAACTATTCCCGGGTCCTGCAGAAACTGGGAAGAAAGGAGGAAGCTCAACGTGCGAAAGAGCAGGCGATGAATACCTACGCTCCGATAGCTCTATCCAGGTACAGTTCCAGTGACAGTATTCCCACGTGCGGTATCGGCTCACTCTGTTAA
- a CDS encoding TIGR00297 family protein yields MLHTVRWIAFILAVLLLIISPYLPTGVPGLLVIIAALSIWFRTAEKWLSIALGFIGVLGLIGILPVFVLYAAILIVTTKELVFSLTGGKTIEYALSFICALLITAFVMEYLGEQSWLSAVVGATVCVLLHSILGSQRNATAIELVVVALVMLLIEDLEYEAAFPLVGTAVVIAFGFSYFAYRLKTADIPGLFSAALVGVILIVFAGISWFLIMLAFFILGAVATRYQMDYKRSLHVEEAKGGARGYVNVFANGLVSVCAAIGYGVTQHPVFIAAYLGSVATAAADTVAGEIGVCSGKPRLITTLQPVPEGTNGGVSFLGEVAGLFGAIFISACGVLLGVADFSLFVAAMIGGFIGTNLDSLLGELFENKHMWGNAGTNFLATLGGAIITAVLWAILSFFTG; encoded by the coding sequence ATGTTGCACACAGTGAGATGGATTGCATTTATTCTGGCGGTTCTTCTCCTGATAATATCACCCTATCTCCCGACCGGGGTTCCGGGACTCCTGGTTATCATTGCCGCCCTGTCTATATGGTTTAGAACAGCTGAAAAATGGCTCTCGATAGCACTCGGGTTCATCGGGGTGCTTGGTCTTATTGGAATCCTCCCGGTTTTTGTTTTATATGCTGCGATCCTCATTGTTACAACCAAGGAGCTGGTCTTCTCCCTGACGGGTGGGAAAACTATTGAATATGCCCTGTCGTTTATCTGTGCTCTTCTTATCACGGCATTTGTGATGGAGTATCTGGGAGAGCAATCCTGGCTTTCCGCCGTTGTCGGTGCAACGGTTTGTGTCCTCCTTCATTCAATCCTGGGTTCACAGAGAAATGCAACCGCCATTGAACTGGTGGTGGTGGCACTGGTTATGCTTCTTATTGAAGATCTTGAGTATGAGGCTGCATTTCCTCTAGTCGGAACCGCCGTTGTGATTGCCTTCGGGTTTAGTTATTTTGCCTACCGGCTGAAGACCGCTGACATCCCCGGGCTCTTCTCAGCTGCCCTTGTCGGGGTCATTCTCATCGTTTTTGCAGGGATATCGTGGTTCCTGATTATGCTCGCGTTTTTCATTCTTGGGGCGGTTGCTACCCGGTACCAGATGGATTATAAAAGGTCGCTCCATGTGGAAGAGGCGAAAGGAGGTGCCAGGGGATATGTCAATGTGTTTGCGAATGGCCTGGTATCTGTCTGCGCTGCTATTGGTTATGGTGTCACCCAGCACCCGGTTTTCATTGCGGCATATCTCGGGAGTGTTGCAACTGCTGCAGCAGACACCGTTGCAGGTGAGATCGGTGTATGTTCAGGCAAACCCCGCCTTATTACTACACTCCAGCCGGTCCCTGAAGGAACAAATGGTGGCGTCTCCTTTTTAGGAGAGGTAGCAGGACTTTTTGGCGCGATCTTTATATCAGCCTGTGGTGTGCTGCTCGGAGTCGCTGACTTTTCACTATTTGTCGCAGCAATGATCGGCGGATTTATCGGTACGAATCTTGACAGTCTGCTTGGAGAACTCTTTGAAAATAAGCATATGTGGGGGAATGCAGGAACCAATTTCCTTGCAACTTTGGGGGGAGCGATAATTACTGCCGTTCTCTGGGCAATACTATCCTTTTTTACCGGGTAA
- a CDS encoding redox-regulated ATPase YchF: MITLALAGKPNCGKSTLYRAATMAPAEIANYPFTTIDANRGVAYVRVPCPCTSLAHRCGVCADGIRYIAVHLIDVAGLVPEAHTGKGLGNQFLDHLRQADAIIQVIDASGSTDIEGNPDNPGSHDPLEEIPMLKTEMAMWLFGIIEKHWPKMQRQAQSRSFSIYAGLADILAGLSIQEEHVMEAEREAGIELRLTASGDLIEFSKILMRKAKPMIIAGNKADLASPELLTKVKDSGAILTSGAAELALRTAAASHMIIYHPGDASFSIPDKGKLSDAQKAGLMKMKAYMDAHGGTGVQEIINRAVFELLDMIVLYPVEDETHLTDGQGRVLPDAFLMKKGSTPHDLAYQVHTDIGKGFLYAIDAKTKMRIKESAVLKDGDIIKIVSTAK; encoded by the coding sequence ATGATCACCCTCGCACTTGCTGGAAAACCAAACTGTGGCAAATCGACATTATATCGGGCAGCAACCATGGCACCGGCCGAGATTGCCAATTATCCGTTCACGACAATTGATGCAAACCGGGGGGTTGCCTATGTACGGGTTCCCTGCCCCTGTACCAGTCTTGCGCACCGGTGTGGCGTTTGCGCAGATGGGATCAGATATATTGCCGTCCACCTGATTGATGTTGCAGGCCTGGTGCCCGAGGCACATACCGGGAAGGGTCTTGGAAACCAGTTCCTTGACCACCTTCGTCAGGCCGATGCCATCATTCAGGTCATCGATGCTAGCGGTAGTACGGACATTGAAGGAAATCCGGATAATCCGGGGAGTCATGATCCCCTTGAAGAGATCCCCATGCTCAAGACCGAGATGGCGATGTGGCTTTTTGGGATCATCGAAAAGCATTGGCCAAAGATGCAGAGACAGGCCCAGTCTCGCTCATTCTCCATCTATGCAGGACTTGCCGATATCCTTGCCGGCCTCTCCATTCAGGAGGAACATGTGATGGAGGCAGAGCGTGAGGCAGGGATAGAGCTCAGGCTGACAGCATCCGGTGATCTGATTGAATTTTCAAAAATCCTGATGCGAAAAGCAAAACCGATGATTATCGCCGGTAATAAGGCAGATCTTGCCTCTCCAGAACTACTCACAAAGGTGAAGGATTCAGGTGCCATCCTGACATCGGGCGCAGCAGAACTCGCTCTCCGGACCGCTGCCGCATCGCATATGATCATCTATCATCCGGGTGATGCATCCTTCTCCATTCCTGACAAGGGAAAACTGAGCGATGCCCAGAAAGCAGGTCTTATGAAGATGAAGGCCTATATGGATGCACATGGCGGTACGGGAGTGCAGGAGATCATCAACCGGGCGGTCTTTGAGCTGTTGGATATGATCGTCCTGTATCCGGTTGAGGATGAGACGCATCTGACAGACGGTCAGGGCAGGGTTCTTCCTGATGCCTTCCTGATGAAGAAGGGATCAACCCCGCATGATCTTGCCTACCAGGTGCATACCGATATTGGAAAGGGATTTTTGTATGCAATCGATGCAAAGACAAAGATGCGGATTAAAGAGAGTGCAGTCTTAAAAGATGGCGATATCATCAAGATCGTCAGTACCGCAAAATAA
- a CDS encoding pyruvate kinase alpha/beta domain-containing protein, with translation MGYCTKKVYYFDKPGEANTRDAIRIGAERAQELGISTILVPSTSGETARVAYEELKGTPLHLVIVTHVVGFSNPGVWEFDADLAADLRKAGVTIITGTHVLSGLERAFSSSPKVSGGSRSEAVAEALRRIIAVGLKVAVECTLIAADQGAIGVSDEVIALGGTASGVDTVCVIKPSHTQRFFDLQVREIVAMPRDR, from the coding sequence ATGGGATACTGCACCAAAAAAGTGTATTATTTTGATAAACCAGGTGAAGCCAACACCAGGGATGCGATCAGGATTGGTGCTGAACGTGCACAGGAACTTGGAATTTCCACGATACTCGTGCCAAGCACGAGTGGTGAGACCGCACGGGTGGCATATGAAGAACTGAAAGGAACACCCCTTCATCTTGTGATTGTAACCCATGTTGTCGGTTTTTCAAACCCCGGAGTTTGGGAGTTTGATGCAGACCTAGCAGCAGACCTCAGAAAAGCCGGAGTGACGATAATTACCGGCACTCATGTCCTGTCAGGCCTGGAGCGCGCATTTTCGTCCTCACCCAAAGTCAGCGGGGGATCGCGAAGTGAAGCGGTTGCAGAAGCACTTCGCAGGATCATCGCGGTTGGACTGAAGGTGGCCGTTGAGTGCACCCTTATTGCGGCAGACCAGGGTGCTATCGGCGTATCGGATGAGGTCATTGCCCTTGGAGGGACCGCGAGCGGAGTCGATACCGTCTGTGTTATCAAACCGTCTCACACCCAGAGATTTTTCGATCTCCAGGTCAGGGAGATCGTCGCAATGCCACGGGACAGATAA